A single Antechinus flavipes isolate AdamAnt ecotype Samford, QLD, Australia chromosome 5, AdamAnt_v2, whole genome shotgun sequence DNA region contains:
- the JOSD1 gene encoding josephin-1, which translates to MSCMPWRGDKTKSESLELPQPAPPQIYHEKQRRELCALHALNNVFQDSNAFTRETLQEIFQRLSPNTMVTPHKKSMLGNGNYDVNVIMAALQTKGYEAVWWDKRRDVSVIALSNVMGFIMNLPSSLCWGPLKLPLKRQHWICVREVGGTYYNLDSKLKVPEWIGGESELRKFLKHQLRGKNCELLLVVPEEVEAHQSWRADA; encoded by the exons atgagtTGCATGCCATGGAGAGGTGACAAGACCAAATCAGAATCATTGGAATTGCCCCAGCCAGCGCCCCCCCAGATCTACCATGAGAAGCAGCGGCGGGAGCTGTGCGCCCTCCACGCGCTCAACAACGTCTTCCAAGACAGCAATGCTTTCACCCGGGAAACACTACAGGAGATTTTCCAGAG GCTGTCTCCAAACACCATGGTGACGCCCCACAAGAAGAGCATGCTGGGAAATGGGAACTACGATGTGAATGTCATCATGGCGGCCCTTCAGACCAAAGGCTACGAAGCGGTTTGGTGGGACAAGCGAAG GGACGTCAGCGTCATTGCCCTCTCCAACGTCATGGGCTTCATCATGAATCTCCCCTCCAGCCTCTGCTGGGGTCCTCTGAAGCTCCCCCTCAAGAGGCAGCATTGGATCTGCGTCCGAGAGGTGGGAGGCACCTACTACAACCTTGACTCCAAGCTCAAGGTGCCCGAGTGGATCGGAGGCGAGAGTGAGCTCAG gaaatttttaaaacatcagcTCCGAGGAAAGAACTGTGAGCTTCTGCTTGTGGTCCCAGAAGAGGTGGAGGCCCACCAGAGTTGGAGGGCGGACGCGTAA
- the TOMM22 gene encoding mitochondrial import receptor subunit TOM22 homolog: MAAASPAASVPTSAESPVGSPGSVDEVPPKTNGEKAEEELDDDDDDELDETLAERLWGLTEMFPESVRTAAGATFDLSLTVAQKMYRFSRAALWIGTTSFMILVLPVVFETEKLQMEQQQQLQQRQILLGPNTGLSGGMPGGLPPLPGKI; this comes from the exons ATGGCTGCCGCCTCGCCCGCCGCCTCCGTCCCCACTTCTGCCGAGTCGCCGGTGGGGTCGCCGGGGTCTGTGGATGAGGTGCCGCCCAAGACCAACGGCGAGAAGGCGGAGGAGGAGCTGGACGACGATGACGACGACGAG CTCGATGAGACCTTGGCTGAGAGACTGTGGGGCCTGACAGAAATGTTCCCTGAAAGCGTCCGGACTGCCGCCGGAGCTACCTTTGACCTCTCCCTCACAGTGGCCCAGAAAATGTACAG GTTTTCCAGGGCAGCTCTGTGGATCGGGACGACCTCCTTCATGATCCTCGTTCTTCCGGTTGTCTTTGAAACGGAGAAGCTACAGATGGAGCAGCAACAGCAGCTGCAGCAGCGACAG ATACTCCTCGGCCCTAACACGGGTCTCTCTGGAGGGATGCCAGGGGGCCTGCCTCCACttcctggaaagatttag